One window of Epinephelus fuscoguttatus linkage group LG9, E.fuscoguttatus.final_Chr_v1 genomic DNA carries:
- the kdm3b gene encoding lysine-specific demethylase 3B isoform X3, which translates to MGDSLELIGKRLILLLDDGRSANGSEPEQAAWARDWLRGTVRAVSVIGLAAPEGSGGEATTTTNAAGLTVYVEFENAVQRWSWVQVYDGGVKAVLVEDSIVWANRSDGTGTAGAPALASATAWPALVFRPLVDRVGLGSLVPVEYFGNKNFEFLPDNKTVQRFEVDKDIRHPLVLEQPSLQAAISSWRTDFELQEIFRKGSYTIQGRRVRVYQPEFEDCWASGLVSQHDPISHIMEITLDKGEENQMVDPRVIHVMLAEEELGKNGRRRKDSETMKGDSGRRRRTASEGEDDLNLKRFKGAGDTGADGQNCGDSNSKTPAEGMGIWGGDSGEKVSSTTKNGSPSEGTFPQGRVSSPNTNSLLQMDQSNAASPRFPAHVKENGRSLSTQGAADSTTAAPHTPTPPPLKPAPSPFSTTSFPSLGQMPSLVPGAPAPKASPSPQPDREEASQSAYSKTAALVSPGPVTISWTRDSGPSVALSASVGFSPKAPTWGSQTEGSKTASGFASVFGDVTSQTNGAPTTTTTSQDTPRPFGFSFGGAKTEAKSQQDQNLFFQCMTQNSGSSSSLAAGQTQSKDTNYFTAVSESLSKEPPSLFKSATSTEGLKKPEQPKVPETHSTGNGVLNKSSSTFQGMGVSAGGRGSGLSIGGLAAASATQTTSKKSSNNGTSVGGLGLQSGFNTSNSHQNLFLQASKEPANPFLAYGDKTPHTTFAGLSGAEPQNLGAATDSKPNLFTMAEPPKGIMSSPFPALSAAASSPSSSSSPAPTSSQRPQSEGTVTKVEQDVGEMPTSTSGCPMFGGTGPGGMEEVPVSFDQSQSQKFTLEERGQTSKRDSDSSSNSDLSDLSDNEEGPEKGQIPGAPPQSAKDAAMLQKSKVQGAAKSRPRNKPFKVGQSVLKDQSKVRRLKQSGESFLQDGSCINVAPHLHKCRECRLERYRKYRSTEDDSDDDDDPNVSCRFFHFRRLAFTRKGILRVEGFLSPQQSDSMAMGLWLPAPAVQEGLDLDTSKYILANVGDQFCQLVMSEKEAMMMVEPHQKVAWKRAVRGVREMCDVCETTLFNIHWVCRKCGFGVCLDCYRLRRNRPREDVDEGPEDEVFAWLKCAKGQPHEPQNLMPTQIIPGTALYNIGDMVHSARGKWGIKANCPCTSRHTKPLVRPSAPNGISQQSTTSSSGALAAAASGIGTTPKSEGETSAIKTETTQTSAPSDSGGGESVGSVSNSTSGTSSPCNLTQSSAKESRSSGEGNSSALHWLADLATQKAKDDTKESGTLRSMMSRDSRPPFGLDSLSALSKPSASSPKLFNSLLLGSSMAQSKPEGSSLRDLLNSGPGKLPQGPGESGVPFPSVFTSAGSDKLKSSLPNFLDHIIASVVETKKAEGRRTGATEGGELGVLGARKDGVMGLSVLEPHTSHSWLCDGRLLCLQDPSNSNNWKIFRECWKQGQPVLVSGIHKRLKSNLWRPDAFSLEFGDQDVDLVNCRNCAIISDVKVRDFWDGFEVISKRLQDSEGQPMVLKLKDWPPGEDFRDMMPTRFDDLMENLPLPEYTKRDGRLNLAARLPNFFVRPDLGPKMYNAYGLTSSEDRKVGTTNLHLDVSDAVNVMVYVGIPQVEGDPEQEVMTTIEEGDVDDMTKRRVYEGKEKPGALWHIYAAKDAEKIRELLRKVGEEQGQENPPDHDPIHDQSWYLDQVLRRRLYEEYGVQGWAIVQFLGDAVFIPAGAPHQVHNLYSCIKAAEDFVSPEHVRHCFRLTQEFRHLSTTHTNHEDKLQVKNIIYHAVKDAVGTLKAHEPKLSRP; encoded by the exons ATGGGGGACTCTCTCGAATTGATAGGGAAGCGTCTGATTTTGCTCCTCGACGACGGCAGGTCCGCGAATGGATCCGAACCGGAGCAGGCTGCCTGGGCCCGGGACTGGCTCCGGGGAACGGTGCGGGCAGTGAGCGTCATCGGCCTGGCCGCCCCGGAGGGTAGCGGAGGAGAGGCGACAACAACAACCAATGCTGCAGGGCTGACG GTATATGTGGAGTTTGAGAATGCTGTGCAGCGGTGGTCTTGGGTACAGGTGTATGATGGCGGGGTGAAAGCCGTGTTGGTGGAAGACTCCATTGTTTGGGCCAATCGGAGTGATGGTACTGGGACTGCTGGAGCCCCAGCACTAGCGTCAGCCACAGCCTGGCCTGCTCTG GTCTTCCGCCCTCTAGTGGACAGAGTGGGTTTAGGATCGTTGGTTCCTGTGGAGTACTTTGGAAACAAGAATTTTGAGTTCCTGCCTGATAACAAAACTGTCCAGAGGTTTGag GTTGATAAAGACATAAGACACCCTTTGGTGTTGGAGCAGCCCTCCCTGCAGGCTGCCATCTCAAGCTGGCGTACTGACTTTGAACTGCAGGAGATCTTCAGGAAGG GTTCATACACTATTCAAGGACGTAGGGTTCGTGTGTACCAGCCAGAGTTTGAGGATTGCTGGGCCTCAGGACTGGTCTCACAGCACGACCCTATCTCACACATTATGGAGATAACCTTAGATAAG GGTGAAGAAAACCAGATGGTAGATCCTCGCGTGATACATGTCATGCTGGCAGAGGAGGAG CTTGGTAAGAATGGCCGGCGAAGGAAGGACAGTGAAACAATGAAGGGTGACAGCGGACGCAGACGTAGGACTGCCTCCGAAGGCGAGGATGACTTGAACTTGAAACGTTTTAAAGGAGCAGGAGATACAGGAGCTGATGGGCAAAACTGTGGTGACTCCAACTCCAAAACTCCAGCGGAAGGGATGGGGATCTGGGGTGGAGACTCTGGTGAAAAAGTCAGCAGCACAACCAAAAACGGAAGCCCTTCAGAAGGAACCTTTCCTCAGGGCAGAGTGTCGTCCCCCAACACCAATTCCTTACTCCAGATGGACCAGTCGAATGCTGCTTCTCCTCGTTTTCCTGCCCATGTCAAAGAGAATGGTCGCTCACTCTCCACACAAGGGGCAGCGGactccaccactgctgctccTCACACCCCCACTCCTCCTCCCCTCAAACCAGCCCCCTCTCCCTTCTCCACCACATCTTTCCCCTCACTAGGCCAGATGCCAAGCCTGGTCCCTGGAGCTCCAGCCCCCAAGGCCTCCCCATCCCCCCAGCCAGACCGAGAGGAGGCCTCCCAGTCAGCTTATTCTAAAACAGCTGCTCTTGTTTCCCCGGGGCCAGTCACCATTTCTTGGACGCGTGACAGTGGCCCAAGTGTGGCACTTTCTGCTTCTGTGGGTTTTAGTCCTAAAGCCCCCACCTGGGGAAGCCAGACTGAG GGCTCTAAAACAGCATCAGGTTTTGCTTCTGTCTTTGGAGATGTTACCTCTCAGACCAACGGAGCTCCTACCACTACCACAACCTCCCAGGACACTCCCAGGCCCTTTGGCTTCAGCTTTGGCGGAGCAAAGACTGAGGCTAAATCCCAGCAAGACCAAAACTTGTTTTTCCAGTGCATGACCCAGAATTCTGGGTCCAGCTCAAGCCTAGCTGCTGGTCAGACCCAGTCCAAGGACACAAATTACTTCACCGCAGTGTCTGAGAGCCTGAGTAAGGAGCCCCCAAGCCTTTTCAAGTCTGCAACCTCCACTGAAGGGCTGAAAAAGCCTGAGCAGCCCAAAGTGCCTGAGACCCATTCAACGGGAAATGGCGTACTCAACAAGTCATCATCGACCTTCCAGGGCATGGGAGTTTCTGCAGGAGGAAGAGGCTCTGGTCTCAGTATTGGTGGTCTAGCTGCAGCCTCTGCAACTCAAACTACATCTAAGAAGAGCAGTAATAATGGGACTTCTGTGGGGGGCTTAGGGCTGCAATCTGGTTTTAATACTTCAAATAGCCATCAGAACCTTTTCCTGCAGGCCTCTAAAGAGCCTGCTAATCCATTTCTGGCATACGGAGATAAAACCCCCCATACCACTTTTGCCGGCCTGTCAGGGGCTGAGCCACAAAACCTTGGTGCTGCCACGGACAGCAAGCCAAACCTGTTCACTATGGCAGAGCCACCGAAGGGGATCATGTCTTCCCCTTTCCCAGCACTCTCAGCAGCTGCTTCGTCACCcagctcttcctcctctccagcaCCAACCTCATCACAGAGACCACAGAGTGAAGGGACTGTGACAAAAGTGGAACAGGATGTTGGGGAGATGCCCACGTCCACCTCAGGCTGCCCTATGTTTGGAGGCACCGGCCCTGGTGGAATGGAGGAGGTTCCTGTGTCCTTCGACCAGAGCCAGTCTCAGAAGTTTACCCTGGAGGAAAGAGGCCAAACGTCCAAACGTGACTCTGACTCCAGCAGCAACAGTGACTTGTCAGACCTGAGTGATAACGAGGAGGGCCCAGAGAAAGGCCAGATCCCAGGAGCACCACCACAATCTGCCAAGGATGCGGCCATGTTGCAGAAGTCAAAAGTCCAAGGGGCTGCTAAGAGTCGTCCACGTAACAAGCCTTTCAAAG TGGGCCAGTCTGTACTAAAAGACCAGAGCAAAGTGCGTCGTCTGAAGCAGTCTGGTGAGTCCTTTCTTCAGGATGGCTCCTGCATCAATGTGGCCCCTCACTTGCACAAGTGTCGTGAGTGCCGTCTGGAGCGCTACCGTAAATATCGCTCTACTGAGGATGACAGCGATGATGACGACGACCCAAATGTGTCCTGTCGGTTCTTCCACTTCAGAAG GTTGGCTTTCACTCGTAAAGGTATACTGCGTGTGGAAGGCTTCTTGAGTCCTCAGCAGAGTGATTCTATGGCCATGGGTCTGTGGCTACCTGCACCAGCTGTCCAAGAGGGCCTTGACCTCGATACATCCAAGTACATCCTGGCCAATGTGGGAGACCAGTTCTGTCAGTTGGTCATGTCTGAGAAGGAGGCCATGATGATGGTGGAGCCTCACC AGAAAGTGGCATGGAAACGTGCTGTGCGAGGTGTCAGAGAAATGTGCGATGTGTGTGAGACCACCCTGTTCAACATCCACTGGGTGTGTCGCAAGTGTGGCTTTGGAGTGTGTCTTGACTGTTATCGGCTCCGCAGGAACAGGCCAAGGGAGG ATGTAGATGAAGGTCCGGAGGATGAGGTTTTCGCTTGGTTGAAGTGTGCCAAAGGCCAACCTCATGAGCCACAGAACCTTATGCCTACACAGATTATACCTGGGACAG CTCTTTACAACATAGGTGACATGGTGCACTCAGCGAGGGGCAAGTGGGGTATTAAGGCCAACTGTCCCTGTACCAGTCGACACACCAAGCCTCTAGTACGCCCTAGTGCCCCAAATGGGATTTCACAG CAGTCTACAACCAGCAGTAGTGGTGCCCTCGCAGCTGCAGCTTCTGGTATTGGCACCACCCCAAAATCAGAGGGAGAAACATCAGCGATCAAAACAGAAACTACacaaacatcagcaccatcagACAGTGGGGGAGGAGAAAGTGTGGGCAGTGTCAGTAACTCCACCAGTGGTACGTCCTCCCCCTGTAACCTCACCCAGTCCTCTGCCAAGGAGTCACGCTCATCAGGAGAGGGCAacagctctgctctgcactgGCTGGCAGACTTGGCCACACAGAAAGCCAAGGATGACACTAAGG AATCTGGTACACTTCGCTCCATGATGAGTCGAGACAGCCGGCCTCCCTTTGGCCTGGACTCACTCAGTGCCCTGTCAAAGCCTTCTGCTTCCAGCCCTAAGCTATTTAACAGTCTGTTGCTGGGCTCTAGCATGGCCCAGTCCAAACCTGAGGGCTCCAGTCTCCGGGACCTGCTCAACTCCGGACCGGGCAAACTCCCCCAAGGCCCTGGCGAGAGTGGGGTACCATTCCCCTCTGTCTTTACCTCAGCAGGC AGTGACAAGCTGAAGAGCAGCCTCCCAAACTTCCTGGATCACATCATCGCCTCAGTTGTGGAGACCAAGAAGGCAGAAGGCCGTCGGACCGGGGCCACTGAGGGGGGCGAGCTCGGTGTGTTGGGGGCCCGCAAAGATGGAGTAATGGGCCTCAGTGTTTTGGAACCACATACCTCGCACTCCTGGCTCTGTGACGGGCGACTCCTCTGCCTACAGGATcccagcaacagcaacaactgGAAGATCTTCAGAGAGTGCTGGAAGCAGGGACAA CCCGTGTTGGTGTCAGGGATACATAAACGCCTGAAAAGTAACCTGTGGCGACCTGATGCCTTCAGCTTGGAGTTCGGAGACCAGGATGTAGACCTGGTCAATTGTAGAAACTGTGCTATCATCTCTGATGTAAAGGTGCGAGACTTCTGGGACGGCTTTGAAGTCATCTCCA AGCGACTGCAGGATAGTGAGGGCCAGCCCATGGTGTTGAAATTAAAGGATTGGCCTCCTGGTGAAGACTTCAGGGACATGATGCCCACACG GTTTGACGATCTGATGGAGAACCTGCCATTGCCTGAGTACACAAAGAGAGATGGTCGTTTAAACCTTGCCGCCCGTCTGCCCAACTTTTTTGTGCGTCCTGACCTTGGACCTAAGATGTACAATGCCTATG gCTTAACCTCGTCTGAAGACAGGAAGGTGGGAACCACTAATCTCCACCTGGATGTGTCTGATGCTGTCAACGTCATGGTCTATGTTGGCATCCCTCAAGTGGAGGGAGACCCAGAGCAAG AGGTCATGACCACCATTGAGGAGGGCGATGTAGATGACATGACGAAAAGGAGGGTGTACGAGGGAAAGGAGAAACCTGGAGCTCTCTGGCACATCTACGCTGCCAAGGACGCCGAGAAGATCAGAGAACTGCTCCGCAAG GTGGGAGAGGAGCAGGGTCAAGAGAACCCTCCAGACCACGACCCCATTCACGACCAGAGCTGGTACCTGGACCAGGTGCTCCGCCGCAGGCTCTACGAAGAATATGGCGTCCAGGGTTGGGCCATTGTACAGTTCTTAGGAGATGCCGTATTTATCCCTGCTGGAGCTCCACACCAG GTGCACAACCTGTACAGCTGTATCAAGGCAGCAGAGGACTTTGTGTCTCCTGAGCATGTTAGACACTGTTTCAGACTGACCCAGGAGTTCAGACACCTGTCCACTACTCATACAAACCACGAAGACAAACTACAG GTGAagaacatcatctaccatgcaGTGAAGGACGCTGTTGGGACACTGAAGGCTCATGAACCTAAACTATCACGCCCTTAG
- the kdm3b gene encoding lysine-specific demethylase 3B isoform X1 — protein sequence MGDSLELIGKRLILLLDDGRSANGSEPEQAAWARDWLRGTVRAVSVIGLAAPEGSGGEATTTTNAAGLTVYVEFENAVQRWSWVQVYDGGVKAVLVEDSIVWANRSDGTGTAGAPALASATAWPALVFRPLVDRVGLGSLVPVEYFGNKNFEFLPDNKTVQRFEVDKDIRHPLVLEQPSLQAAISSWRTDFELQEIFRKGSYTIQGRRVRVYQPEFEDCWASGLVSQHDPISHIMEITLDKGEENQMVDPRVIHVMLAEEELGKNGRRRKDSETMKGDSGRRRRTASEGEDDLNLKRFKGAGDTGADGQNCGDSNSKTPAEGMGIWGGDSGEKVSSTTKNGSPSEGTFPQGRVSSPNTNSLLQMDQSNAASPRFPAHVKENGRSLSTQGAADSTTAAPHTPTPPPLKPAPSPFSTTSFPSLGQMPSLVPGAPAPKASPSPQPDREEASQSAYSKTAALVSPGPVTISWTRDSGPSVALSASVGFSPKAPTWGSQTEGSKTASGFASVFGDVTSQTNGAPTTTTTSQDTPRPFGFSFGGAKTEAKSQQDQNLFFQCMTQNSGSSSSLAAGQTQSKDTNYFTAVSESLSKEPPSLFKSATSTEGLKKPEQPKVPETHSTGNGVLNKSSSTFQGMGVSAGGRGSGLSIGGLAAASATQTTSKKSSNNGTSVGGLGLQSGFNTSNSHQNLFLQASKEPANPFLAYGDKTPHTTFAGLSGAEPQNLGAATDSKPNLFTMAEPPKGIMSSPFPALSAAASSPSSSSSPAPTSSQRPQSEGTVTKVEQDVGEMPTSTSGCPMFGGTGPGGMEEVPVSFDQSQSQKFTLEERGQTSKRDSDSSSNSDLSDLSDNEEGPEKGQIPGAPPQSAKDAAMLQKSKVQGAAKSRPRNKPFKVGQSVLKDQSKVRRLKQSGESFLQDGSCINVAPHLHKCRECRLERYRKYRSTEDDSDDDDDPNVSCRFFHFRRLAFTRKGILRVEGFLSPQQSDSMAMGLWLPAPAVQEGLDLDTSKYILANVGDQFCQLVMSEKEAMMMVEPHQKVAWKRAVRGVREMCDVCETTLFNIHWVCRKCGFGVCLDCYRLRRNRPREDVDEGPEDEVFAWLKCAKGQPHEPQNLMPTQIIPGTALYNIGDMVHSARGKWGIKANCPCTSRHTKPLVRPSAPNGISQQSTTSSSGALAAAASGIGTTPKSEGETSAIKTETTQTSAPSDSGGGESVGSVSNSTSGTSSPCNLTQSSAKESRSSGEGNSSALHWLADLATQKAKDDTKESGTLRSMMSRDSRPPFGLDSLSALSKPSASSPKLFNSLLLGSSMAQSKPEGSSLRDLLNSGPGKLPQGPGESGVPFPSVFTSAGSDKLKSSLPNFLDHIIASVVETKKAEGRRTGATEGGELGVLGARKDGVMGLSVLEPHTSHSWLCDGRLLCLQDPSNSNNWKIFRECWKQGQPVLVSGIHKRLKSNLWRPDAFSLEFGDQDVDLVNCRNCAIISDVKVRDFWDGFEVISKRLQDSEGQPMVLKLKDWPPGEDFRDMMPTRFDDLMENLPLPEYTKRDGRLNLAARLPNFFVRPDLGPKMYNAYGLTSSEDRKVGTTNLHLDVSDAVNVMVYVGIPQVEGDPEQEADINGRKEVMTTIEEGDVDDMTKRRVYEGKEKPGALWHIYAAKDAEKIRELLRKVGEEQGQENPPDHDPIHDQSWYLDQVLRRRLYEEYGVQGWAIVQFLGDAVFIPAGAPHQVHNLYSCIKAAEDFVSPEHVRHCFRLTQEFRHLSTTHTNHEDKLQVKNIIYHAVKDAVGTLKAHEPKLSRP from the exons ATGGGGGACTCTCTCGAATTGATAGGGAAGCGTCTGATTTTGCTCCTCGACGACGGCAGGTCCGCGAATGGATCCGAACCGGAGCAGGCTGCCTGGGCCCGGGACTGGCTCCGGGGAACGGTGCGGGCAGTGAGCGTCATCGGCCTGGCCGCCCCGGAGGGTAGCGGAGGAGAGGCGACAACAACAACCAATGCTGCAGGGCTGACG GTATATGTGGAGTTTGAGAATGCTGTGCAGCGGTGGTCTTGGGTACAGGTGTATGATGGCGGGGTGAAAGCCGTGTTGGTGGAAGACTCCATTGTTTGGGCCAATCGGAGTGATGGTACTGGGACTGCTGGAGCCCCAGCACTAGCGTCAGCCACAGCCTGGCCTGCTCTG GTCTTCCGCCCTCTAGTGGACAGAGTGGGTTTAGGATCGTTGGTTCCTGTGGAGTACTTTGGAAACAAGAATTTTGAGTTCCTGCCTGATAACAAAACTGTCCAGAGGTTTGag GTTGATAAAGACATAAGACACCCTTTGGTGTTGGAGCAGCCCTCCCTGCAGGCTGCCATCTCAAGCTGGCGTACTGACTTTGAACTGCAGGAGATCTTCAGGAAGG GTTCATACACTATTCAAGGACGTAGGGTTCGTGTGTACCAGCCAGAGTTTGAGGATTGCTGGGCCTCAGGACTGGTCTCACAGCACGACCCTATCTCACACATTATGGAGATAACCTTAGATAAG GGTGAAGAAAACCAGATGGTAGATCCTCGCGTGATACATGTCATGCTGGCAGAGGAGGAG CTTGGTAAGAATGGCCGGCGAAGGAAGGACAGTGAAACAATGAAGGGTGACAGCGGACGCAGACGTAGGACTGCCTCCGAAGGCGAGGATGACTTGAACTTGAAACGTTTTAAAGGAGCAGGAGATACAGGAGCTGATGGGCAAAACTGTGGTGACTCCAACTCCAAAACTCCAGCGGAAGGGATGGGGATCTGGGGTGGAGACTCTGGTGAAAAAGTCAGCAGCACAACCAAAAACGGAAGCCCTTCAGAAGGAACCTTTCCTCAGGGCAGAGTGTCGTCCCCCAACACCAATTCCTTACTCCAGATGGACCAGTCGAATGCTGCTTCTCCTCGTTTTCCTGCCCATGTCAAAGAGAATGGTCGCTCACTCTCCACACAAGGGGCAGCGGactccaccactgctgctccTCACACCCCCACTCCTCCTCCCCTCAAACCAGCCCCCTCTCCCTTCTCCACCACATCTTTCCCCTCACTAGGCCAGATGCCAAGCCTGGTCCCTGGAGCTCCAGCCCCCAAGGCCTCCCCATCCCCCCAGCCAGACCGAGAGGAGGCCTCCCAGTCAGCTTATTCTAAAACAGCTGCTCTTGTTTCCCCGGGGCCAGTCACCATTTCTTGGACGCGTGACAGTGGCCCAAGTGTGGCACTTTCTGCTTCTGTGGGTTTTAGTCCTAAAGCCCCCACCTGGGGAAGCCAGACTGAG GGCTCTAAAACAGCATCAGGTTTTGCTTCTGTCTTTGGAGATGTTACCTCTCAGACCAACGGAGCTCCTACCACTACCACAACCTCCCAGGACACTCCCAGGCCCTTTGGCTTCAGCTTTGGCGGAGCAAAGACTGAGGCTAAATCCCAGCAAGACCAAAACTTGTTTTTCCAGTGCATGACCCAGAATTCTGGGTCCAGCTCAAGCCTAGCTGCTGGTCAGACCCAGTCCAAGGACACAAATTACTTCACCGCAGTGTCTGAGAGCCTGAGTAAGGAGCCCCCAAGCCTTTTCAAGTCTGCAACCTCCACTGAAGGGCTGAAAAAGCCTGAGCAGCCCAAAGTGCCTGAGACCCATTCAACGGGAAATGGCGTACTCAACAAGTCATCATCGACCTTCCAGGGCATGGGAGTTTCTGCAGGAGGAAGAGGCTCTGGTCTCAGTATTGGTGGTCTAGCTGCAGCCTCTGCAACTCAAACTACATCTAAGAAGAGCAGTAATAATGGGACTTCTGTGGGGGGCTTAGGGCTGCAATCTGGTTTTAATACTTCAAATAGCCATCAGAACCTTTTCCTGCAGGCCTCTAAAGAGCCTGCTAATCCATTTCTGGCATACGGAGATAAAACCCCCCATACCACTTTTGCCGGCCTGTCAGGGGCTGAGCCACAAAACCTTGGTGCTGCCACGGACAGCAAGCCAAACCTGTTCACTATGGCAGAGCCACCGAAGGGGATCATGTCTTCCCCTTTCCCAGCACTCTCAGCAGCTGCTTCGTCACCcagctcttcctcctctccagcaCCAACCTCATCACAGAGACCACAGAGTGAAGGGACTGTGACAAAAGTGGAACAGGATGTTGGGGAGATGCCCACGTCCACCTCAGGCTGCCCTATGTTTGGAGGCACCGGCCCTGGTGGAATGGAGGAGGTTCCTGTGTCCTTCGACCAGAGCCAGTCTCAGAAGTTTACCCTGGAGGAAAGAGGCCAAACGTCCAAACGTGACTCTGACTCCAGCAGCAACAGTGACTTGTCAGACCTGAGTGATAACGAGGAGGGCCCAGAGAAAGGCCAGATCCCAGGAGCACCACCACAATCTGCCAAGGATGCGGCCATGTTGCAGAAGTCAAAAGTCCAAGGGGCTGCTAAGAGTCGTCCACGTAACAAGCCTTTCAAAG TGGGCCAGTCTGTACTAAAAGACCAGAGCAAAGTGCGTCGTCTGAAGCAGTCTGGTGAGTCCTTTCTTCAGGATGGCTCCTGCATCAATGTGGCCCCTCACTTGCACAAGTGTCGTGAGTGCCGTCTGGAGCGCTACCGTAAATATCGCTCTACTGAGGATGACAGCGATGATGACGACGACCCAAATGTGTCCTGTCGGTTCTTCCACTTCAGAAG GTTGGCTTTCACTCGTAAAGGTATACTGCGTGTGGAAGGCTTCTTGAGTCCTCAGCAGAGTGATTCTATGGCCATGGGTCTGTGGCTACCTGCACCAGCTGTCCAAGAGGGCCTTGACCTCGATACATCCAAGTACATCCTGGCCAATGTGGGAGACCAGTTCTGTCAGTTGGTCATGTCTGAGAAGGAGGCCATGATGATGGTGGAGCCTCACC AGAAAGTGGCATGGAAACGTGCTGTGCGAGGTGTCAGAGAAATGTGCGATGTGTGTGAGACCACCCTGTTCAACATCCACTGGGTGTGTCGCAAGTGTGGCTTTGGAGTGTGTCTTGACTGTTATCGGCTCCGCAGGAACAGGCCAAGGGAGG ATGTAGATGAAGGTCCGGAGGATGAGGTTTTCGCTTGGTTGAAGTGTGCCAAAGGCCAACCTCATGAGCCACAGAACCTTATGCCTACACAGATTATACCTGGGACAG CTCTTTACAACATAGGTGACATGGTGCACTCAGCGAGGGGCAAGTGGGGTATTAAGGCCAACTGTCCCTGTACCAGTCGACACACCAAGCCTCTAGTACGCCCTAGTGCCCCAAATGGGATTTCACAG CAGTCTACAACCAGCAGTAGTGGTGCCCTCGCAGCTGCAGCTTCTGGTATTGGCACCACCCCAAAATCAGAGGGAGAAACATCAGCGATCAAAACAGAAACTACacaaacatcagcaccatcagACAGTGGGGGAGGAGAAAGTGTGGGCAGTGTCAGTAACTCCACCAGTGGTACGTCCTCCCCCTGTAACCTCACCCAGTCCTCTGCCAAGGAGTCACGCTCATCAGGAGAGGGCAacagctctgctctgcactgGCTGGCAGACTTGGCCACACAGAAAGCCAAGGATGACACTAAGG AATCTGGTACACTTCGCTCCATGATGAGTCGAGACAGCCGGCCTCCCTTTGGCCTGGACTCACTCAGTGCCCTGTCAAAGCCTTCTGCTTCCAGCCCTAAGCTATTTAACAGTCTGTTGCTGGGCTCTAGCATGGCCCAGTCCAAACCTGAGGGCTCCAGTCTCCGGGACCTGCTCAACTCCGGACCGGGCAAACTCCCCCAAGGCCCTGGCGAGAGTGGGGTACCATTCCCCTCTGTCTTTACCTCAGCAGGC AGTGACAAGCTGAAGAGCAGCCTCCCAAACTTCCTGGATCACATCATCGCCTCAGTTGTGGAGACCAAGAAGGCAGAAGGCCGTCGGACCGGGGCCACTGAGGGGGGCGAGCTCGGTGTGTTGGGGGCCCGCAAAGATGGAGTAATGGGCCTCAGTGTTTTGGAACCACATACCTCGCACTCCTGGCTCTGTGACGGGCGACTCCTCTGCCTACAGGATcccagcaacagcaacaactgGAAGATCTTCAGAGAGTGCTGGAAGCAGGGACAA CCCGTGTTGGTGTCAGGGATACATAAACGCCTGAAAAGTAACCTGTGGCGACCTGATGCCTTCAGCTTGGAGTTCGGAGACCAGGATGTAGACCTGGTCAATTGTAGAAACTGTGCTATCATCTCTGATGTAAAGGTGCGAGACTTCTGGGACGGCTTTGAAGTCATCTCCA AGCGACTGCAGGATAGTGAGGGCCAGCCCATGGTGTTGAAATTAAAGGATTGGCCTCCTGGTGAAGACTTCAGGGACATGATGCCCACACG GTTTGACGATCTGATGGAGAACCTGCCATTGCCTGAGTACACAAAGAGAGATGGTCGTTTAAACCTTGCCGCCCGTCTGCCCAACTTTTTTGTGCGTCCTGACCTTGGACCTAAGATGTACAATGCCTATG gCTTAACCTCGTCTGAAGACAGGAAGGTGGGAACCACTAATCTCCACCTGGATGTGTCTGATGCTGTCAACGTCATGGTCTATGTTGGCATCCCTCAAGTGGAGGGAGACCCAGAGCAAG AGGCAGATATCAATGGACGCAAAG AGGTCATGACCACCATTGAGGAGGGCGATGTAGATGACATGACGAAAAGGAGGGTGTACGAGGGAAAGGAGAAACCTGGAGCTCTCTGGCACATCTACGCTGCCAAGGACGCCGAGAAGATCAGAGAACTGCTCCGCAAG GTGGGAGAGGAGCAGGGTCAAGAGAACCCTCCAGACCACGACCCCATTCACGACCAGAGCTGGTACCTGGACCAGGTGCTCCGCCGCAGGCTCTACGAAGAATATGGCGTCCAGGGTTGGGCCATTGTACAGTTCTTAGGAGATGCCGTATTTATCCCTGCTGGAGCTCCACACCAG GTGCACAACCTGTACAGCTGTATCAAGGCAGCAGAGGACTTTGTGTCTCCTGAGCATGTTAGACACTGTTTCAGACTGACCCAGGAGTTCAGACACCTGTCCACTACTCATACAAACCACGAAGACAAACTACAG GTGAagaacatcatctaccatgcaGTGAAGGACGCTGTTGGGACACTGAAGGCTCATGAACCTAAACTATCACGCCCTTAG